One region of Eupeodes corollae chromosome 1, idEupCoro1.1, whole genome shotgun sequence genomic DNA includes:
- the LOC129943137 gene encoding uncharacterized protein LOC129943137 has translation MATSAVTITAVYGSNGQSLPLTGNSLGPGYSATVKQERHDEAEIQELAAKMLETQKAAMAKQQQQTAQMQNRGMPGTQQPAMSNGQANILNYLTRTKGATPTPTTNGQSNGNGNNGSKTNGVATAASDSEKKPCDEESQKGHFGWSTFGKTYIPYIYRQTEKYCAVRMVEFKLLGKYLNCLHPDIYSSCTCVRSYYITEAESRLFNEINHKHCDAEFGRDLFTLKDLVVRLSDATKFFQFLDICYRKLISGSKTPSEKCGFIRINKESVVPYTVRNNEQVVPLFYFEGETENLKQKADYLSGWDLAYLKFCCKVQGIRNELFSSESVAVISLTDIKSYFPNGTEFEDYWPSKVVDSNLLLGPQRAGPNNAVNWTRQPTAPPPKINPPAAASKQSQQQQQQQQQQQQSQQMAAKRGAAYQMAANSAATAQRLHAATLAAASQATVQALNGAWMAQPQNSLSMIQAQMLASQAQQNHPAVRPNYRGPAENLMRQQYTYNNGSISMQPVNSHGQSQGNAPPPLVRAGGQNQSHQMSNCTSVEQTMQQQRANIINHPSLAIRLQHPTTHPPPYPQSPTSSAVSSASMALQQQSADVPNIHSPYQIPDPKNAIGSSPQQSPNYNATIAPDFQNLAIWNQLNDAQKHLLTNQLKVNQTNNNNSSLCANKNQKQSNFSKPSIPPLIPMAALDSNRQAGAAVKKSADTIADLERKFKMTDEMKAVVQKVLANPDLSTFIQTNSSNTFVPFISPPISPATNQPSINNNAQHHNLPNLQNYSVTIVPSPNPNPVSVPSFSQQQQQTHRQLNTSSGVAPRQKSVICSTSTIPSCTTTPSPSPTRTPNNNSAMEVIDLSSTRRSSLQAATAYLQQQQQVAAQQHHQRTQQQQQAQQQQQNGRSSQANGGGGNSATMHLQRHAAAVQQGAVVGIDPSNRLHIIPEIASGNVHIPPYKVQKVYVDNQTVPCINMQAYTDSDQLMTLTDFREAFFPNVPLEHCKRLIEALGVELYKGNRRQIQVLLESGRSQSENIPLVKVRDVKRYMPQLTFMIRNQEQPQSKRPRVS, from the exons ATGGCGACAAGTGCTGTCACAATTACGGCGGTCTACGGATCGAACGGCCAGTCACTACCACTGACGGGTAACAGTCTTGGGCCAGGATATTCGGCGACCGTGAAGCAAGAACGCCACGATGAGGCTGAAATTCAGGAACTCGCAGCAAAGATGCTGGAAACACAAAAAGCAGCAATGGCCAAGCAGCAGCAACAGACGGCCCAGATGCAGAACCGCGGCATGCCAGGCACACAACAGCCTGCCATGTCCAATGGTCAGGCGAACATTCTCAATTATCTGACACGGACAAAAGGTGCAACACCAACACCAACCACCAATGGCCAGTCGAATGGCAATGGCAATAATGGAAGCAAAACAAATGGAGTAGCGACGGCAGCGTCTGACAGTGAAAAAAAGCCATGCGACGAGGAATCCCAGAAGGGCCATTTCGGTTGGTCGACCTTCGGCAAAACATACATCCCGTACATCTATCGACAGACTGAAAAATATTGTGCCGTACGTATGGTGGAGTTCAAGTTGCTGGGCAAGTACTTGAATTGCCTTCATCCGGACATCTACAGCAGTTGTACTTGTGTCCGGAGTTATTACATCACCGAGGCGGAGAGCCGCCTCTTCAACGAGATAAACCACAAACACTGCGACGCGGAATTCGGTCGTGATTTATTTACTCTCAAAGATTTGGTAGTTCGATTGAGTGACGCTACCAAGTTCTTCCAGTTCCTTGACATTTGCTATCGGAAGTTGATCTCCGGCAGCAAAACGCCGTCTGAAAAGTGCGGTTTCATTCGTATCAACAAAGAATCGGTTGTTCCGTATACGGTGAGAAACAACGAACAAGTTGTTCCACTATTTTATTTCGAGGGCGAAACTGAGAACCTCAAACAAAAGGCTGATTATCTGTCCGGTTGGGATTTGGCATATTTGAAATTCTGCTGCAAAGTGCAGGGCATTCGGAATGAGCTATTCTCCAGCGAATCGGTGGCTGTGATAAGTTTAACTGATATCAAAAGTTACTTCCCTAATGGAACGGAATTCGAGGATTACTGGCCGAGCAAGGTGGTTGACTCGAATCTGCTATTGGGTCCGCAGAGGGCTGGTCCAAATAATGCAGTGAATTGGACTCGCCAGCCCACAGCACCCCCGCCTAAAATCAATCCCCCTGCGGCAGCAAGCAAACAGtcgcagcaacagcagcagcaacaacaacagcaacagcagtcACAACAAATGGCTGCTAAAAGGGGAGCTGCGTACCAGATGGCGGCAAATTCAGCAGCAACGGCGCAAAGGTTACATGCTGCAACTTTGGCGGCAGCTTCTCAAGCGACAGTTCAG GCACTCAATGGCGCGTGGATGGCACAACCTCAAAACAGTCTTTCGATGATACAAGCACAAATGTTGGCTTCACAG GCTCAGCAAAATCATCCCGCTGTAAGGCCAAATTATCGAGGTCCAGCCGAGAACCTAATGCGTCAACAGTATACATACAATAATGGATCAATATCAATGCAACCAGTGAATAGCCATGGGCAGAGCCAGGGCAATGCTCCACCACCCCTAGTTCGAGCTGGAGGACAAAATCAATCCCACCAAAT GTCGAATTGTACTAGTGTCGAGCAAACAATGCAGCAACAACGTGCCAATATCATTAATCACCCATCACTTGCAATACGTTTACAACATCCCACAACCCACCCACCTCCTTATCCACAATCGCCTACATCTTCTGCAGTGTCGTCTGCTTCGATGGCCCTGCAGCAGCAGTCGGCTGATGTTCCCAACATCCACTCTCCCTATCAAATTCCCGATCCAAAGAACGCAATTGGATCTTCTCCACAACAATCGCCAAACTATAACGCTACAATTGCTccagattttcaaaatttagcaATCTGGAATCAGTTGAATGACGCTCAAAAACATCTCCTTACAAATCAGTTGAAAGTAAATCAAACCAACAATAACAATTCTTCGCTGTGTGCGAACAAAAATCAGAAGCAAAGCAATTTTTCAAAGCCTTCCATTCCACCATTGATTCCAATGGCAGCATTAGATAGTAACAGGCAAGCAGGCGCTGCTGTAAAGAAGTCTGCCGATACTATTGCGGATTTAGAACGAAAGTTCAAAATGACTGATGAAATGAAGGCCGTCGTTCAGAAAGTCTTGGCAAATCCCGATTTGTCGACATTCATTCAAACGAATAGTTCAAACACTTTTGTGCCTTTTATCTCACCACCCATATCGCCGGCGACTAATCAGCCTTCGATTAATAACAATGCCCAACATCACAACCTGCCAAATTTACAGAATTATTCAGTAACTATAGTTCCCAGTCCCAATCCTAATCCTGTTTCTGTTCCTTCCTtctcacaacaacaacaacagactCATAGACAATTAAACACATCTTCGGGTGTGGCACCGCGTCAAAAGAGCGTGATTTGTTCGACCAGTACTATTCCATCCTGCACAACCACCCCGTCTCCATCTCCAACACGAACTCCAAACAACAATTCTGCCATGGAAGTAATTGATTTGTCTTCCACTCGAAGGTCGTCGTTGCAAGCTGCCACCGCATATcttcaacaacagcagcaagtGGCTGCCCAGCAACATCACCAGCGCACCCAGCAACAACAGCAAGCtcagcagcaacagcaaaacGGAAGATCCAGTCAAGCAAATGGAGGAGGTGGCAATTCGGCAACAATGCACCTGCAGAGGCATGCAGCCGCTGTGCAACAAGGAGCTGTCGTCGGCATTGATCCGTCAAACAGGCTGCATATAATTCCTGAAATAGCATCAGGAAATGTACACATCCCACCCTACAAGGTCCAAAAGGTCTATGTTGACAATCAGACAGTTCCTTGCATCAATATGCAAGCCTACACAGACTCGGATCAGCTCATGACTCTCACAGACTTCCGAGAGGCATTCTTTCCAAACGTGCCCCTCGAACATTGCAAGCGCCTAATCGAAGCCTTAGGTGTCGAGCTTTACAAGGGAAATag ACGACAAATTCAAGTACTTCTCGAATCAGGACGATCACAATCGGAGAACATTCCATTGGTTAAAGTGCGCGATGTCAAGAGATATATGCCCCAACTGACGTTCATGATTCGAAATCAAGAGCAACCACAGTCGAAAAGGCCTCGAGTAAGCTAG